Proteins encoded by one window of Streptomyces sp. NBC_01477:
- a CDS encoding DUF6182 family protein encodes MTISQDMLRAEVAQRIRAARPELAARLDLRTPDGLLAAQQEILLAAQDAKVSAICVLRGFDLPTWVRATCAFAGRVDPAAAVAWRQDFTRTVFLAGNPDNLRDRFTFGHVADDGSAAWQDPAPVGDSSTLRRLLKLFDGSAELPTRPPAVVRVLADRDPAGRAPVRRELYVATAGVTVADCLVHLNHLLVEAVLDGVVGPGDQLTVRQAPRLSGLAGPFAALRIANTPSRPDQLRAYAALTEEAHHA; translated from the coding sequence GTGACCATCTCCCAGGACATGCTCCGCGCGGAGGTCGCGCAGCGCATCCGCGCCGCACGGCCGGAGCTGGCCGCACGGCTCGACCTGCGGACCCCCGACGGGCTGCTCGCCGCGCAGCAGGAGATCCTTCTGGCGGCGCAGGATGCCAAGGTCTCGGCGATCTGCGTGCTGCGCGGCTTCGACCTGCCGACCTGGGTACGTGCCACCTGCGCCTTCGCCGGCCGCGTGGACCCGGCGGCGGCCGTCGCGTGGCGCCAGGACTTCACCCGTACCGTCTTCCTGGCCGGGAATCCGGACAACCTCAGGGACCGGTTCACCTTCGGGCATGTCGCCGACGACGGTTCCGCGGCCTGGCAGGACCCGGCGCCCGTCGGGGACAGCAGCACCCTGCGCCGGCTGCTCAAGCTCTTCGACGGGTCGGCGGAACTGCCCACCCGGCCGCCTGCGGTGGTGCGGGTCCTGGCCGACCGGGACCCGGCCGGACGCGCCCCGGTCCGCCGTGAGCTGTACGTGGCCACCGCCGGGGTGACCGTCGCCGACTGCCTGGTCCACCTCAACCACCTGCTGGTCGAAGCCGTACTCGACGGAGTCGTCGGACCCGGCGACCAGCTCACCGTCCGCCAGGCCCCCCGGCTTTCGGGACTGGCCGGCCCCTTCGCGGCGCTGCGGATCGCCAACACGCCGAGCCGTCCCGACCAGTTGCGTGCCTACGCCGCTCTCACCGAGGAAGCCCACCATGCCTGA
- a CDS encoding FAD-dependent oxidoreductase: protein MADAIVVGGSIAGLATALALSGAGYDVRVLERAAPPPEGPVEEAVRDWHRPTVPQAVHSHTLTSVGVRVLRRRAPQLLSTALEAGAELLDLIAALPAPVQDRAREVGDDDLVALACRRSVLELLLYRTVRDLPRVRIDHGTTVRALVLDPSSEQVRGVRTDNGEVLPAAVVVDATGRRTESRDWLAAAGIPPADDLVEPCAITGYSRQYRLRGTERPGPLNRGNATGGVWDHYAAALHPADNHTFAVAVMVPPGDQATAGLRGPDAFTAVTRATPGIGAWLAPGVSEPLTGVNVIACPPNVLRGSATGGQRPVAGLFAVGDAACVTNPLYGRGMSLALEHAFQLVDLLEGAPVDQDLGRAAAGIAERLFTPWYHFAAQEDKERTARWKAAIGAGPAPAPQPTPDGTRTRAEMVRDAALTDGLVWRSVTRVIMGLTTPAAAFADEKFLARVGQAPPIDPALLPRVPGRDEFVRIIEAAKGA, encoded by the coding sequence ATGGCGGACGCAATAGTCGTCGGCGGGAGCATCGCCGGCCTGGCCACCGCGCTCGCCCTCAGCGGCGCGGGTTACGACGTCCGGGTGCTGGAGCGCGCCGCCCCGCCGCCCGAGGGACCGGTCGAAGAGGCCGTACGGGACTGGCACCGGCCGACCGTGCCGCAGGCGGTCCACTCGCACACCCTGACCTCGGTCGGCGTACGGGTGCTGCGCCGCCGGGCCCCGCAGCTGCTGAGCACGGCCCTGGAGGCCGGCGCGGAATTGCTCGACCTCATCGCGGCGCTGCCCGCACCGGTCCAGGACCGGGCCCGGGAGGTCGGCGACGACGACCTGGTGGCCCTGGCCTGCCGGCGCAGCGTCCTTGAGCTGCTGCTGTACCGGACCGTACGCGATCTGCCGCGGGTCCGTATCGACCACGGCACGACGGTGCGCGCCCTGGTGCTCGACCCGTCGTCGGAGCAGGTGCGCGGGGTGCGCACCGACAACGGCGAGGTGCTGCCGGCCGCGGTCGTGGTCGACGCCACGGGACGGCGTACCGAATCGCGCGACTGGCTGGCCGCGGCCGGGATACCGCCGGCCGACGACCTGGTCGAGCCGTGCGCCATCACCGGTTACAGCCGCCAGTACCGGCTGCGCGGCACCGAGCGGCCCGGGCCGCTCAACCGCGGCAACGCGACCGGCGGGGTGTGGGACCACTACGCCGCCGCGCTGCACCCGGCCGACAACCACACCTTCGCCGTCGCGGTCATGGTGCCCCCGGGCGACCAGGCAACGGCCGGCCTGCGCGGGCCCGACGCCTTCACCGCCGTCACCCGGGCCACCCCCGGCATCGGCGCCTGGCTCGCCCCCGGCGTCAGCGAGCCGCTCACCGGCGTCAATGTGATCGCCTGCCCGCCGAACGTGCTGCGCGGCTCGGCCACCGGCGGGCAGCGGCCGGTGGCGGGCCTGTTCGCGGTCGGCGACGCCGCCTGCGTCACCAACCCGCTGTACGGGCGCGGGATGTCGCTGGCCCTGGAGCACGCCTTCCAGCTGGTCGACCTGCTGGAGGGCGCCCCGGTGGACCAGGACCTGGGCCGGGCCGCCGCCGGAATCGCCGAGCGGCTGTTCACGCCCTGGTACCACTTCGCGGCCCAGGAGGACAAGGAGCGCACCGCCCGGTGGAAGGCCGCGATCGGCGCGGGCCCGGCCCCCGCGCCGCAGCCCACGCCGGACGGGACTCGGACCCGCGCCGAGATGGTGCGGGACGCGGCGCTCACCGACGGGCTGGTCTGGCGTTCGGTCACCCGGGTGATCATGGGCCTGACCACCCCCGCCGCGGCCTTCGCCGACGAGAAGTTCCTGGCCCGGGTGGGCCAGGCGCCGCCGATCGACCCGGCCCTGCTGCCGCGGGTGCCCGGCCGGGACGAGTTCGTCCGCATCATCGAGGCGGCGAAAGGAGCGTAG
- a CDS encoding class I SAM-dependent methyltransferase, with the protein MTETLDAVERTALLTAALRAAETGREDRLYNDPYAARLAGDAGPELLAEIREATFPKNAARTLPSTPDYNAIRTRLFDDLLQQAAQEADMHQIVLAPAGMDSRAYRFDWPAGLRYFEVDRPAVLAYKEARLNGIPPRVDHRSVAVDLTSPDWESKLVAAGYDPEQRSTWLLEGLLYYIPGDDAHRILDRVAAIMAPGSRIAADIVNSAALTLPNMRGLLDVFAGWGCPWLFGTDEPEALFDAHGFTVEALQPGDPAAEFGRWPDPVPDRAETGVRRVFFVHGRKS; encoded by the coding sequence ATGACCGAGACACTGGATGCCGTCGAGCGGACCGCGCTGCTGACCGCGGCCTTACGCGCGGCCGAGACCGGCCGCGAGGACCGGCTCTACAACGACCCCTACGCGGCCCGGCTGGCCGGCGACGCGGGCCCCGAACTGCTCGCCGAGATCCGCGAGGCCACGTTCCCCAAGAACGCCGCGCGCACCCTGCCGAGCACCCCCGACTACAACGCCATCCGCACCCGGCTCTTCGACGACCTGCTCCAGCAGGCGGCGCAGGAGGCGGACATGCACCAGATCGTGCTGGCGCCGGCCGGCATGGACTCGCGCGCCTACCGCTTCGACTGGCCCGCCGGCCTGCGCTACTTCGAGGTGGACCGGCCCGCGGTGCTGGCCTACAAGGAAGCCCGGCTGAACGGGATACCCCCGCGGGTCGACCACCGCTCGGTCGCCGTCGACCTGACCTCGCCGGACTGGGAGAGCAAGCTGGTGGCGGCCGGCTACGACCCTGAGCAGCGGTCCACCTGGCTGCTGGAGGGTCTGCTCTACTACATCCCCGGCGACGACGCGCACCGCATCCTCGACCGGGTCGCGGCGATCATGGCGCCGGGCAGCAGGATCGCCGCGGACATCGTCAACTCGGCCGCGCTGACCCTGCCGAACATGCGCGGCCTGCTCGACGTGTTCGCCGGCTGGGGCTGTCCGTGGCTGTTCGGCACCGACGAGCCGGAAGCGCTCTTCGACGCGCACGGCTTCACCGTGGAGGCGTTGCAGCCGGGCGACCCGGCGGCCGAGTTCGGCAGGTGGCCCGACCCGGTGCCGGACCGCGCCGAGACCGGGGTGCGCCGGGTGTTCTTCGTCCACGGGAGGAAGAGCTGA